The following proteins are encoded in a genomic region of Streptomyces sp. NBC_01723:
- a CDS encoding MbtH family protein, protein MTNPFEDPEATYLVLVNDEGQHSLWPAFIDVPAGWEVILSESSRQECMDFIETNWTDLRPNSLIKAMENN, encoded by the coding sequence ATGACCAACCCCTTCGAGGACCCGGAAGCCACCTACCTCGTGCTCGTCAACGACGAGGGGCAGCACTCGTTGTGGCCCGCCTTCATCGACGTACCGGCCGGCTGGGAGGTGATCCTCAGTGAGTCCAGCCGCCAGGAATGCATGGACTTCATCGAGACCAACTGGACCGACCTCCGCCCCAACAGCCTGATCAAGGCCATGGAGAACAACTAG
- a CDS encoding alpha/beta fold hydrolase, with product MPQLLTNGVRLAYQRQGAGTPVLYIMGSGAAGRVWTVHQTPAAVRAGYEAITFDNRGIPPSDSPPGKYSLADLAEDTRGLIEGLDLAPCRIVGVSLGALIAQELLITSPHLVHCAVLMATKARSDTARTAHAMAHRALTDSGITLPPEYYAATTVFEMFSPKTLDNDDAISLWLETFQIADGGRHMGGGQSWAGLTGEDRRPALRDTTVPCRVIAFSDDLITPPHLGAEVADAIPDCDYVEIPSCGHLGYLERPEEINSAILEFLRKHDD from the coding sequence ATGCCGCAACTCCTGACCAACGGTGTCCGCCTCGCCTACCAACGCCAGGGAGCGGGCACACCGGTGCTCTACATCATGGGCTCCGGTGCCGCCGGACGCGTGTGGACCGTCCACCAGACCCCGGCCGCGGTACGCGCGGGCTACGAGGCCATTACCTTCGACAACCGCGGAATCCCGCCGTCCGACAGCCCTCCCGGCAAGTACTCACTCGCCGACCTGGCCGAAGACACCCGAGGACTGATCGAAGGACTGGACCTCGCACCCTGCCGGATCGTCGGCGTCTCCCTGGGCGCCCTGATCGCCCAGGAACTGCTGATCACCTCGCCGCACCTGGTCCACTGCGCCGTCCTCATGGCCACCAAGGCACGCTCCGACACGGCCCGGACCGCGCACGCCATGGCACACCGCGCCCTCACCGACTCAGGGATCACCCTGCCACCCGAGTACTACGCCGCCACGACGGTCTTCGAGATGTTCTCACCGAAGACCCTCGACAACGACGACGCGATCTCCCTCTGGCTCGAAACGTTCCAGATCGCGGACGGCGGCCGGCACATGGGCGGCGGCCAGTCCTGGGCCGGCCTCACCGGTGAGGACCGCCGACCCGCCCTGCGCGACACCACCGTCCCCTGCCGCGTCATCGCCTTCTCCGACGACCTCATCACACCACCGCACCTGGGCGCCGAAGTCGCCGACGCCATCCCGGACTGCGACTACGTCGAGATCCCCTCCTGCGGACACCTCGGCTACCTGGAACGCCCCGAAGAGATCAACTCCGCCATCCTGGAATTCCTGCGAAAGCACGACGACTGA
- a CDS encoding aminotransferase-like domain-containing protein, whose product MNGAVVSGAHLHRADLHGSVSDPTLDTMNFLNEITLRYPDAISFAPGRPYDGFFDTRQIFEHIQRYLNHLADNGNSPEAVRDAMFQYGPTAGRIRELVADSLRRDEDIDVPPESIVVTVGCQEAMLLAVRALIADRDDVLLVASPCYVGITGAARLLDVELIAVEEQESGLHTADLEAALEAQRALGRRPRAFYVVPDHSNPSGTTMPLATRHALLDLADRHDILLLEDSPYRLVSGAPRLPTLKSLDRRHRVVHLGSFSKTLFPGARVGYAVADQPVHDAHGRTGLLADELAKIKSMVTVNTSPLSQAAVAGMLLAAEGQVAELNKEASAYYQGTMRSTLHRLEQRFPPGVREATRVRWNSPEGGFFLTVRVPFSADNEALARSAQDFGVIWTPMSYFHPHGGGGHSIRLSTSYLTEDHIREGIQRLGDFIEHEARRPSGPAS is encoded by the coding sequence GTGAACGGGGCCGTCGTGAGCGGGGCCCACCTCCACCGGGCCGACCTGCACGGCAGCGTCTCCGACCCGACGCTGGACACGATGAACTTCCTCAACGAAATCACCCTGCGATATCCGGACGCCATCTCCTTCGCCCCCGGCCGGCCCTACGACGGATTCTTCGACACCCGCCAGATATTCGAACACATCCAGCGATATCTGAACCACCTCGCGGACAACGGGAATTCACCCGAAGCCGTCCGCGACGCGATGTTCCAGTACGGCCCGACCGCGGGACGCATCCGCGAGCTGGTCGCCGACTCACTGCGCCGCGACGAGGACATCGACGTCCCCCCGGAATCCATCGTCGTGACCGTCGGCTGCCAGGAGGCGATGCTCCTCGCCGTACGGGCCCTCATCGCCGACCGCGACGACGTACTCCTCGTGGCCAGCCCCTGCTACGTCGGCATCACCGGCGCCGCCCGCCTCCTGGACGTCGAACTGATCGCGGTCGAGGAGCAGGAGAGCGGCCTGCACACCGCCGACCTGGAAGCAGCACTGGAAGCCCAGCGAGCCCTCGGACGCCGCCCCCGGGCCTTCTACGTCGTACCCGACCACTCCAACCCCTCCGGCACCACCATGCCCCTGGCCACCAGGCACGCACTGCTGGACCTGGCCGACCGACACGACATCCTGCTCCTGGAGGACAGCCCCTACCGCCTGGTGAGCGGCGCCCCGCGCCTGCCCACCCTCAAATCCCTCGACCGCCGCCACCGCGTGGTCCACCTCGGATCCTTCTCCAAGACGCTCTTCCCCGGCGCGCGCGTCGGCTACGCCGTCGCCGACCAGCCCGTCCACGACGCACACGGCCGCACCGGCCTCCTGGCCGACGAACTGGCCAAGATCAAGAGCATGGTGACCGTCAACACGTCCCCACTGAGCCAGGCCGCGGTGGCGGGCATGCTGCTCGCCGCCGAAGGACAGGTCGCCGAACTCAACAAAGAAGCCTCGGCCTACTACCAGGGCACCATGCGCTCCACCCTCCACCGGCTCGAACAACGCTTCCCACCAGGCGTCCGAGAGGCGACCCGAGTCCGGTGGAACAGCCCTGAAGGCGGCTTCTTCCTGACCGTGCGGGTCCCCTTCAGCGCCGACAACGAGGCCCTCGCCCGCTCGGCCCAGGACTTCGGCGTCATCTGGACACCCATGTCCTACTTCCACCCCCACGGCGGCGGCGGCCACAGCATCCGCCTCTCCACCAGCTACCTGACCGAGGATCACATCAGGGAGGGCATCCAGCGACTCGGCGACTTCATCGAGCACGAGGCGCGGCGCCCGAGCGGCCCCGCGTCCTGA
- a CDS encoding ABC transporter ATP-binding protein yields the protein MLGGPGPIRLRLGDSVTRQQIKPGTLGRIIPYAKPYRWRLVLLMFVTATDAVITVSMPLILKVIIDDGVMPGRVSVVVTLSLAIAGLAVLDALVLFVQTRCSAQISQGLIYDLRTEVFRHVQRQPMAFFTRAQTGSLVSRLNTDVIGAQQAVTTLLSQAVSTLLTLVLVLAAMLYLSWQLTLAALVLIPLFLLPGKVIGKRLQRLTRQQMQLDAEAASMMNERFNVSGALLVKLYGRPEEEAGLFADRAGKVRDIATVTAVYARSFFILMGLLTSLTTAVMYGLGGRLVIDEVFQLGTMVALVTLLARLYGPVNQLSNMQVSVLTALVSFDRVFEVLDLEPIIKERPGARPLVLASDASAPEIEFEGVSFSYPAADKVSLASLESIASAVPERAVPAQVLDRVSFRAPAGRLTALVGRSGSGKTTVTRLVPRLYDPDVGTVRIGGEDVRDLTLASLRETIGVVSQEAHLFHDTIRANLAYARPDATEREIVEACRAAQIWELVSSLAEGLDTVVGDRGYRLSGGEKQRIALARLLLKSPAVVVLDEATAHLDSESEAAVQRALATALEGRTSLVIAHRLSTVRDASQILVIDEGRIAERGTHEELLAGGGLYAEVYRTQFAPQKSAAAGS from the coding sequence ATGCTTGGAGGCCCCGGGCCGATACGGCTGCGCCTCGGTGATTCGGTCACCCGCCAGCAGATCAAGCCCGGCACGCTGGGCCGGATCATTCCCTACGCGAAGCCGTACCGGTGGCGGCTGGTTCTGCTGATGTTCGTGACCGCGACCGACGCGGTCATCACGGTGTCCATGCCGTTGATCCTCAAGGTGATCATCGATGACGGTGTCATGCCGGGCCGGGTCTCGGTGGTGGTCACGCTGTCCCTGGCGATCGCCGGGCTGGCGGTGCTCGACGCGCTGGTGCTGTTCGTGCAGACCAGGTGCTCGGCCCAGATCAGTCAGGGTCTCATCTACGATCTGCGGACCGAGGTCTTCCGCCATGTGCAGCGGCAGCCGATGGCCTTCTTCACCCGGGCGCAGACCGGGTCCCTCGTCAGCCGGCTGAACACGGATGTCATCGGCGCCCAGCAGGCGGTGACGACGCTGTTGTCCCAGGCGGTGTCCACTCTGCTCACGCTGGTGCTCGTCCTCGCGGCCATGCTGTACCTGTCCTGGCAGTTGACGCTGGCCGCGCTGGTGCTCATTCCGCTGTTCCTGCTGCCCGGCAAGGTGATCGGGAAGCGGCTGCAGCGGCTCACCAGGCAGCAGATGCAGTTGGACGCCGAGGCGGCCTCCATGATGAACGAGCGCTTCAACGTGTCGGGTGCGCTGCTCGTCAAACTGTACGGGCGGCCGGAGGAGGAGGCCGGCCTCTTCGCGGACCGGGCCGGGAAGGTCCGGGACATCGCGACGGTCACGGCGGTGTACGCGCGTTCGTTCTTCATCCTGATGGGGTTGCTCACGTCGCTGACCACCGCCGTCATGTACGGGCTCGGGGGGCGCCTCGTCATCGACGAGGTGTTCCAACTGGGCACCATGGTCGCGCTGGTCACTCTGCTGGCCCGGCTGTACGGGCCGGTGAACCAGCTGTCGAACATGCAGGTGAGTGTGTTGACGGCGTTGGTGAGCTTCGACCGGGTGTTTGAGGTGCTGGACCTGGAGCCGATCATCAAGGAGCGTCCCGGGGCTCGCCCGCTGGTGCTCGCGTCGGACGCCAGCGCCCCGGAGATCGAGTTCGAGGGGGTGTCGTTCTCGTACCCGGCCGCCGACAAGGTCTCCCTGGCGTCGCTGGAGTCCATCGCGTCGGCGGTTCCCGAGCGTGCGGTCCCGGCGCAGGTGCTGGACCGGGTGAGCTTCCGCGCGCCCGCCGGTCGGCTGACGGCGCTGGTGGGGCGTTCGGGGTCGGGCAAGACGACGGTCACCCGGCTGGTGCCCCGGCTGTACGACCCCGATGTGGGGACGGTGCGCATCGGTGGTGAGGACGTCCGGGACCTGACGCTGGCCTCGTTGCGGGAGACGATCGGGGTGGTCAGTCAGGAGGCCCATCTGTTTCACGACACGATCCGGGCCAACCTGGCCTATGCCCGGCCGGACGCGACGGAGCGGGAGATCGTCGAGGCGTGCCGGGCGGCGCAGATCTGGGAGCTGGTGTCCTCGCTGGCGGAGGGTCTGGACACGGTGGTGGGTGATCGCGGCTATCGGCTCTCTGGGGGTGAGAAGCAGCGGATCGCCCTGGCCCGGCTGCTGCTGAAGTCTCCCGCGGTCGTGGTGCTGGACGAGGCGACGGCGCACCTGGACTCGGAGTCGGAGGCGGCCGTCCAGCGAGCGCTGGCGACCGCGCTGGAGGGCAGGACGTCGCTGGTGATCGCGCACCGGCTGTCCACGGTCCGCGACGCCTCCCAGATCCTGGTCATCGACGAGGGCCGGATCGCCGAGCGCGGAACGCATGAGGAGCTGCTCGCCGGCGGCGGGCTCTACGCGGAGGTGTACCGCACGCAGTTCGCCCCGCAGAAGTCGGCGGCGGCCGGGTCCTAG